The nucleotide sequence TTACCTGGGAAGGCGTCGGGGCGAATGAAGACCTGTGGTATCTCGCCCAACTGCAGCCGCGGTTTCAGGACGGTGCCGTCACGGAAGTCATTTTGTCGGCGGTCGAGAGTTCGGAGCTCAAGCGCTCCGAAGCGGCCTTGCGTTTGGCGAAGGAAAAGGCGGAGAGCGCAGACCGCGCGAAGAGTGATTTTCTCGCGGTCATGAGTCACGAGATTCGCACGCCGATGAACTCCGTGATCGGGTTCACCAGTCTGTTGCGCGAGACCCCGCTCAACTCCGATCAGGAGCGCTACGTGCACATGATCGAAAACTCCGGAGAAGGGTTGCTCGATATCATCAATGACGTGCTCGACATTTCCAAAATCGAGGCCGGGCGGCTGGAGTTGTCGATGGAGCCGGTCGACGCGGTGCTGGTGGCCAACGACGTGGTGGAAATGATGCGCGCGCGCGCCGATACCAAGGCGGTGCAGTTGTCGGTCACCACGCTGACGCGAATCCCGCACTTCGTGCATTGCGACCGCGCGCGCCTGCGCCAGGTGCTGGTCAATCTGGTGGGCAACGCCGTCAAGTTCACGTCGCAGGGATCGGTCCGGGTGGAGCTGAGTTATGCCCACGAGGGTCATGTGTTCACCGGCCGGGTGGTCGATACCGGAATCGGCATACCCGAGGACAGTATTGAACGCCTCTTCAAACCATTCAGCCAGGTCGACTCGTCCACTACGCGCAACTACGGCGGCACCGGTCTGGGTCTCGTGATCTGCCGACGCTTGTGCGAAGCGCTGGGCGGTGGAATCACCGTGACCAGCACACCCGGGGAGGGATCGAGCTTCGAATTTTCCATGCGGGCGGAGGAAGCGGCCGACCCGATTGCGGCGATTCAACAAACCGCGGCGGCCCCGGCGCGCGATGCCGCCGACGATCCTCTCATTTTGGTGGTCGACGACAATCCCACCAACCGCCGGGTCGCCGGGCTGATGCTCGAAACCAGCGGCTACCGGCGGCTGGATTTTGCGGTGACGGGCGAGGAGGCGGTGGAGAAAGCCAAGACCCAGTCGTATGATCTCATTTTCATGGATATTGAAATGCCGGGCATGGATGGCGTGGAGACCACCGGGATGATCCGCGCCCTGCCCAGGGTGACCGCGACCAAGCCCTGGATCGTGGGACTCAGTGCCAACGTGATGAAGGAAACACGCGAACGCGGAGCCCACGCCGGCATGAATCGCTTCCTGTCCAAACCCGTCAAGCGCGACACCGTTGTTGAAGCCGTGGCCAGTCGCGGTAATTCGGACTAGCGCCGCTCGATGGCGGGGCCCATGGTGGTGCCATGCCCGGAGTATTGAAGCTTCACGTGCTTGGCGCGCTCGGTGCCCTGCTTATGGCGGTCGGCGAGGTCGGGGCGGCTCCGCATCCCACCGTGCTTTCAACTGACATCGGTGGGGACATCGATGATACTTGGGCGCTCGCCCACCTGTTGCGATCGCCGGAACTGGATCTCGATCTGGTGCTGACCGAAACCGGGGAATCGCGCTACCGGGCGATGGTGGCGGCGAAGTTCCTCGAAGTCGCGCAGCGCACGGACGTGACGGTGGCCTTGGGCGTGGATTTCGGCGTGATGAGCGACGCGGACCGCCACCAGGGACCGTGGGTGCAAGGCTACGATCTCGACGCCTATCCGGGTCAAGTGGCTGA is from Synoicihabitans lomoniglobus and encodes:
- a CDS encoding ATP-binding protein; its protein translation is MHPLLARQIKKKLPGKDISSGPWADFVAAVDAAYQQADQEREFVERTLDVVSGELTQANEQIRRDADNRLRDLSRYYEQTLELQQGMIVCFRKEAGVFVHTLCRGVLATRLGWTAEKVEHHQLGDFLPPERVAELSKVYEQAWSGEAVTWEGVGANEDLWYLAQLQPRFQDGAVTEVILSAVESSELKRSEAALRLAKEKAESADRAKSDFLAVMSHEIRTPMNSVIGFTSLLRETPLNSDQERYVHMIENSGEGLLDIINDVLDISKIEAGRLELSMEPVDAVLVANDVVEMMRARADTKAVQLSVTTLTRIPHFVHCDRARLRQVLVNLVGNAVKFTSQGSVRVELSYAHEGHVFTGRVVDTGIGIPEDSIERLFKPFSQVDSSTTRNYGGTGLGLVICRRLCEALGGGITVTSTPGEGSSFEFSMRAEEAADPIAAIQQTAAAPARDAADDPLILVVDDNPTNRRVAGLMLETSGYRRLDFAVTGEEAVEKAKTQSYDLIFMDIEMPGMDGVETTGMIRALPRVTATKPWIVGLSANVMKETRERGAHAGMNRFLSKPVKRDTVVEAVASRGNSD